One window of the Glycocaulis alkaliphilus genome contains the following:
- a CDS encoding cytochrome c oxidase assembly protein, which produces MKLPVLSGNVKVLAICLGLALGMVGMGYAAVPLYDLFCRVTGYGGTTQTAQYDPDQILDRTVRVRFDASRARGFPWEFEPLQRDMTVQVGETALAFYRVTNPTDRPVTGIATYNVTPFKMGPYFAKLECFCFTEQTLGPGESMEMPVVFFIDPLMDEERRMDDVQTVTLSYTFFEASDSRARNLAGRAPGNTGR; this is translated from the coding sequence AGGAAACGTGAAAGTCCTCGCCATCTGCCTCGGCCTCGCGCTGGGCATGGTAGGCATGGGCTATGCGGCCGTGCCGCTTTACGACCTGTTCTGCCGGGTAACGGGTTATGGCGGCACCACGCAGACCGCGCAGTATGATCCGGACCAGATCCTCGACCGCACGGTGCGTGTGCGCTTTGACGCCAGCCGTGCGCGCGGCTTCCCCTGGGAGTTCGAGCCGCTGCAGCGCGACATGACCGTGCAGGTGGGCGAAACGGCTCTGGCCTTCTACCGGGTGACCAACCCCACGGACCGGCCTGTGACGGGGATTGCCACCTACAATGTGACACCCTTCAAGATGGGGCCGTATTTTGCCAAGCTGGAATGCTTCTGCTTTACCGAGCAGACGCTGGGGCCGGGCGAGAGCATGGAGATGCCGGTGGTGTTCTTTATCGATCCGCTGATGGATGAAGAACGGCGCATGGATGACGTGCAGACGGTAACCCTGTCATACACATTCTTCGAGGCCAGCGATTCGCGGGCCCGTAACCTTGCCGGACGCGCACCGGGCAATACCGGGCGCTAG
- a CDS encoding EAL domain-containing protein, translating to MLAKAAEAAGALAIELDLESGKARISGAPKAFGLTCNGVGDFLDCVAPSDRKALAEQKEGPVDLRLRLAPPGGEVRYVRLLGQRKRDGVTALLLPAGTGPGTTLSTLDAEAALTAGLEAHEIIAHYQPIIALDGEYLAGFEALARWHRPGLGVMGPDDFLFLADRMGLMGQVGDQVRGSAAHNLARWFSDAPAAPDIYVSANASVGELFSAGFVETLAATLESARVPRGRYRLEITETEIMRDPDRAAELLHAVKASGVKLVLDDFGTGYSSLSRLDRFPFDVIKIDQYFVRSMLADASARAITASVVKLARNLGMTIIAEGVETAEMADLVAEMGCDFAQGFHYAGALDPQAAGLAVRQGLSGRFAPPRPVRRSGVA from the coding sequence ATGCTGGCCAAAGCCGCCGAGGCGGCTGGCGCGCTTGCAATCGAGCTGGATCTGGAAAGCGGCAAGGCCCGCATTTCCGGCGCCCCGAAGGCCTTTGGCCTGACCTGCAATGGTGTGGGCGACTTTCTCGACTGTGTGGCGCCCTCTGACCGCAAGGCACTGGCGGAACAGAAGGAGGGGCCTGTCGATCTGCGCCTGCGTCTGGCTCCGCCGGGCGGGGAGGTGCGCTATGTGCGCCTCCTGGGCCAACGCAAGCGGGACGGTGTAACCGCACTCCTGCTGCCGGCCGGCACTGGCCCCGGCACCACGCTTTCCACACTCGATGCCGAAGCGGCGCTCACCGCTGGACTGGAGGCCCATGAGATCATCGCCCATTACCAGCCCATTATCGCGCTGGATGGCGAGTATCTGGCCGGGTTCGAGGCATTGGCGCGCTGGCACAGGCCGGGTCTCGGTGTCATGGGCCCGGATGATTTTCTCTTCCTCGCTGACCGGATGGGCCTGATGGGACAGGTCGGCGATCAGGTGCGTGGCAGTGCGGCGCACAATCTTGCACGCTGGTTCAGTGACGCCCCGGCGGCGCCGGACATCTATGTCTCGGCCAATGCCAGCGTGGGCGAACTCTTCTCTGCCGGCTTTGTTGAAACCCTTGCAGCAACGCTGGAAAGCGCAAGGGTGCCGCGCGGGCGCTACCGGCTGGAGATCACCGAAACAGAAATCATGCGCGATCCGGACCGCGCAGCGGAGCTTCTCCATGCCGTAAAGGCCTCAGGCGTGAAGCTGGTGCTCGACGATTTCGGCACGGGCTATTCCTCGCTCTCCCGGCTCGACCGTTTCCCCTTCGATGTGATCAAGATTGACCAGTATTTCGTCCGCTCGATGCTCGCGGATGCGTCGGCGCGTGCCATCACTGCTTCCGTAGTGAAGCTCGCGCGCAATCTGGGCATGACCATCATAGCCGAGGGCGTGGAAACTGCCGAAATGGCCGATCTGGTTGCCGAGATGGGGTGCGATTTCGCGCAAGGCTTCCACTATGCGGGCGCTCTGGACCCGCAGGCTGCCGGCCTGGCAGTGCGGCAGGGACTCTCTGGCCGTTTCGCCCCGCCCCGGCCTGTCAGGCGTTCAGGCGTGGCCTGA
- a CDS encoding DUF983 domain-containing protein, with protein MFSGFLKFADRCESCGLDISGEDAGDGPAVFIILIVGFIVVPLALALELALEPPLWLHAVMWLPLSVALCVALLRPFRGVMFSLQWHHSAREARLDEDNS; from the coding sequence TTGTTCTCCGGCTTCCTGAAATTCGCCGATAGATGCGAATCCTGCGGGCTGGATATATCTGGCGAAGATGCCGGTGATGGCCCGGCAGTTTTCATCATCCTGATTGTCGGCTTTATCGTGGTGCCGCTCGCCCTGGCTCTGGAGCTCGCCCTGGAGCCGCCGCTATGGCTGCATGCCGTAATGTGGCTGCCGCTTTCGGTGGCGCTGTGTGTCGCATTGCTGCGCCCCTTCCGCGGTGTGATGTTCAGCTTGCAATGGCACCATTCGGCGCGCGAAGCGCGTCTGGACGAGGACAATAGCTGA
- a CDS encoding YqgE/AlgH family protein: MDLDRKTFDGPYLKGKILIASPLIGDPRFDRSIVFMCAHGDDHAMGIIVNKPMRLRLPTLFEQLGVKSEIEVADRAVLDGGPVDRDRGFVLHSDDFEHQPATLKISAGLALTATNDVLEAMASPSPPRRSTMALGYAGWEAGQLEEEIAANAWLIAEADEDLVFGESHEAKWAAALRKIGVNPEHLTGASGHA, translated from the coding sequence ATGGACCTTGACCGTAAAACGTTTGATGGGCCCTACCTGAAGGGCAAGATACTGATCGCCAGCCCGCTGATCGGCGATCCGCGCTTTGACCGTTCGATTGTGTTCATGTGCGCGCATGGCGATGACCACGCGATGGGCATTATCGTCAACAAGCCCATGCGCCTGCGCCTGCCGACCCTGTTTGAGCAGCTGGGCGTGAAAAGCGAGATTGAGGTGGCGGACCGGGCTGTGCTGGATGGCGGGCCGGTGGACCGTGATCGTGGATTCGTCCTGCATTCAGACGATTTCGAGCATCAGCCAGCCACGCTGAAAATCAGCGCAGGCCTCGCCCTGACGGCTACCAATGATGTGCTTGAGGCCATGGCTTCGCCCTCCCCGCCCCGCCGCTCGACGATGGCGCTGGGCTATGCGGGTTGGGAGGCCGGCCAGCTCGAAGAAGAGATTGCGGCCAATGCCTGGCTGATCGCAGAGGCCGACGAAGACCTTGTTTTTGGTGAAAGCCACGAGGCCAAATGGGCCGCAGCGCTGCGCAAGATCGGCGTCAATCCGGAGCACCTGACCGGCGCGTCAGGCCACGCCTGA
- a CDS encoding competence/damage-inducible protein A, which translates to MDERAVKAAVLVIGDEVLSGRTQDVNIRQIAEFLSPLGITLGEARVVSDVQADIVEALNALRARWDYVFTTGGIGPTHDDITADAVAAAFGRPIDVREDALAILREWYAKSGTELTPARLRMARIPEGASLITNPVTGAPGFQIGNVFVLAGVPKIARGMLEDIVHRLEGGAVTFAIAVRIEGAREGDLAEALGQIAQDFPACSIGSYPWFEELPDGGFKRGVELVARGADESLLGAVKVRLQSLAS; encoded by the coding sequence ATGGATGAACGAGCCGTCAAGGCAGCCGTGCTGGTGATCGGTGACGAAGTGCTGTCCGGCCGGACGCAGGACGTGAATATCCGCCAGATCGCCGAATTCTTGAGCCCCCTTGGCATCACGCTGGGCGAGGCGCGCGTGGTCAGCGATGTGCAGGCCGACATCGTGGAGGCGCTGAACGCGCTGCGGGCCCGCTGGGACTATGTGTTCACAACGGGCGGTATCGGCCCCACCCATGACGACATCACCGCCGATGCGGTTGCTGCCGCTTTCGGGCGGCCTATTGATGTGCGTGAGGACGCTCTGGCCATCCTGCGCGAATGGTATGCGAAATCGGGCACTGAACTGACGCCTGCCCGCCTGCGCATGGCGCGCATCCCTGAGGGCGCCAGCCTGATCACCAACCCGGTCACCGGGGCGCCCGGCTTCCAGATCGGCAATGTCTTCGTGCTGGCAGGCGTGCCGAAAATCGCCCGCGGCATGCTGGAAGATATCGTCCACCGGCTCGAAGGCGGAGCGGTCACTTTCGCGATTGCGGTGCGTATCGAGGGTGCGCGCGAGGGCGATCTGGCCGAAGCGCTGGGCCAGATAGCGCAAGACTTTCCCGCCTGCTCCATCGGCTCCTATCCGTGGTTTGAGGAATTGCCGGACGGTGGTTTCAAGCGCGGGGTGGAACTGGTTGCCCGCGGCGCGGACGAAAGCTTGCTTGGCGCCGTAAAGGTGCGGCTTCAGTCTCTGGCTAGCTGA
- a CDS encoding GNAT family N-acetyltransferase encodes MALWRDEIPETTLAGEGIRLRHPGPDDYEAWAKLRSASRALTEPWEPAWSEDELTRTAYKRRLRRYQQDVETGQGYPFFIFRASDNVLVGACNLNNVRRGVLQAADIGYWVGSPYVRRGHARAAVRRVVTFAFAQLNLNRIEAATRPENEASRSLLMSVGFSPEGYARKYLKINGEWRDHLKFAIVRGDLLR; translated from the coding sequence TTGGCGTTGTGGCGTGATGAAATCCCTGAGACAACGCTGGCAGGCGAAGGCATCCGCCTGCGCCATCCCGGTCCGGACGACTATGAGGCGTGGGCGAAGCTGAGAAGCGCCAGCCGCGCCCTTACCGAGCCTTGGGAACCTGCCTGGAGCGAGGACGAACTCACGCGCACGGCCTACAAGCGCCGCCTGCGCCGCTACCAGCAGGATGTCGAGACAGGCCAGGGCTATCCCTTCTTCATTTTCCGGGCTTCGGACAATGTTCTGGTCGGCGCCTGCAATCTCAACAATGTACGCCGGGGTGTGCTGCAGGCTGCCGATATTGGCTACTGGGTGGGCTCGCCCTATGTGCGCCGGGGCCACGCGCGTGCGGCAGTACGCCGTGTAGTCACCTTTGCCTTCGCCCAGCTCAACCTGAACCGGATCGAGGCGGCGACACGTCCCGAAAACGAGGCCTCGCGCTCGCTGCTGATGAGTGTCGGCTTCAGCCCGGAGGGCTATGCCCGCAAATACCTGAAGATCAATGGTGAATGGCGTGACCATCTCAAGTTCGCCATCGTGCGCGGAGACCTGCTGCGTTGA
- a CDS encoding peroxiredoxin, with protein MTIKPGDRLPDAIFMTMGADGPMPVTTQDLCQGKTVALFAVPGAYTPTCSAKHLPGFVEKASELKAKGVDTIACTSVNDVFVMNAWGQDQNAGEGVLMLADGNGDFAKAVGLTMDGSKFGMGTRSQRYAMIIKDGVVSGLFVEEPGDFKVSSADYVLEQL; from the coding sequence ATGACCATCAAGCCCGGCGACCGCCTTCCCGACGCAATTTTCATGACGATGGGCGCTGATGGCCCCATGCCGGTTACCACGCAGGATCTCTGCCAGGGCAAGACGGTGGCGCTGTTTGCCGTACCGGGCGCCTATACGCCGACCTGCTCGGCCAAACACCTGCCGGGCTTCGTCGAGAAGGCGAGCGAGCTGAAAGCCAAGGGCGTCGATACGATCGCCTGCACCTCGGTCAATGATGTGTTCGTGATGAATGCGTGGGGGCAGGACCAGAATGCAGGCGAGGGCGTGCTGATGCTGGCGGATGGCAATGGCGATTTTGCCAAGGCCGTCGGCCTCACCATGGATGGCTCCAAGTTCGGCATGGGCACGCGTTCGCAGCGCTACGCCATGATCATCAAGGACGGCGTGGTGTCAGGCCTGTTCGTGGAAGAGCCGGGCGACTTCAAGGTCTCCAGCGCAGACTACGTTCTCGAGCAGCTCTGA
- the radC gene encoding RadC family protein: protein MEADKPHYHGHRDRLRTRFAEAGGKGLADYEILELILFRAIPQRDVKPLAKDLLTRFGDIGRVCAARPDQLTEIKGVSEKVALELNLFQEVATRIAREQVSGRAVISSWSALLDYVRTALQNASTEEFRVLFLDKKNRLLADEFRARGTVDHAPVYPREVIKRAIALDASAIILVHNHPSGDPTPSQADIDMTRRVVEIGRPLSIVVHDHLVVGRDHVASFKQLGLM, encoded by the coding sequence ATGGAGGCGGACAAGCCCCATTATCATGGTCATCGCGACCGCCTGCGCACGCGCTTTGCCGAGGCCGGCGGCAAGGGGCTGGCCGACTACGAAATCCTTGAACTGATCCTGTTCCGCGCCATTCCGCAACGCGATGTAAAACCTCTGGCCAAAGACCTGCTCACCCGGTTTGGCGACATAGGGCGGGTGTGTGCGGCGCGCCCTGACCAACTGACGGAGATCAAGGGTGTTTCGGAAAAGGTCGCGCTTGAACTGAACCTGTTTCAGGAAGTCGCGACACGCATTGCCCGCGAGCAGGTAAGCGGACGCGCGGTTATCTCATCATGGTCAGCGCTGCTGGACTATGTGCGTACCGCCTTGCAGAACGCCTCGACAGAAGAGTTCCGGGTGCTGTTTCTCGACAAGAAGAACCGGCTGCTGGCTGACGAGTTTCGGGCCCGCGGCACGGTGGATCATGCGCCGGTCTATCCGCGCGAAGTCATCAAGAGGGCCATTGCCCTTGATGCCAGCGCGATCATTCTCGTCCACAACCATCCCAGCGGGGATCCGACGCCGTCACAGGCCGACATCGACATGACCCGGCGGGTCGTCGAGATCGGGCGCCCGCTTTCCATTGTGGTGCATGACCACCTTGTCGTCGGACGCGATCATGTGGCCAGCTTCAAACAGCTGGGCCTGATGTAG
- a CDS encoding acyl-CoA thioesterase produces the protein MPIAPTDKGWDLPLPFLRNRRVDETEIDDFGHANNAAYLRWADETAWAHWEADGLTRQGCRDADRGMAVIRTLAEYSGHCRAGDVLSCAVWIALSDGRLRAERWYQFRKRDTGETVFRARTWLVSFQLSTGKPARMTRDFARHYHVPDAELSDAVRAAHLRSALWVLDE, from the coding sequence ATGCCGATAGCGCCCACAGACAAAGGATGGGATCTGCCCCTGCCCTTCCTGCGCAACCGGCGCGTTGACGAGACCGAGATCGATGATTTCGGCCACGCCAATAATGCCGCCTATCTGCGCTGGGCCGACGAAACGGCGTGGGCGCACTGGGAGGCGGACGGGCTTACCCGGCAGGGATGCCGCGATGCCGACCGGGGTATGGCCGTTATCCGCACGCTGGCGGAGTATTCCGGGCATTGCCGGGCCGGCGATGTGCTCAGTTGCGCGGTATGGATAGCGCTGAGCGATGGCCGGCTGCGCGCCGAGCGCTGGTACCAGTTCCGCAAGCGCGATACCGGCGAGACCGTATTCCGGGCGCGCACCTGGCTGGTCTCCTTCCAGCTCTCGACCGGCAAGCCTGCGCGCATGACACGCGATTTCGCGCGCCACTACCATGTTCCGGACGCTGAATTGTCCGATGCGGTACGCGCCGCGCATCTGCGGTCCGCGCTATGGGTGTTGGACGAATGA
- a CDS encoding SURF1 family protein, which produces MHFRPMPILTVLTLAALAFLLVLGTWQSQRMAWKEAELERWQEASANPARDLHEALCVDVPFEGRSVGFLPEERTGNVRVYGRSLDDNRAGWRIFVPVDAPACLDVPYVLAEAAFQPLVEAAAPVRMMSRWRIETPLQAGAFTPPADPAERTFYAFDGPGMAQALGLEDGAIAPDWWLAEDTGEPPAYLTATPPERHFAYAVTWFGMAIALLGVYLVFHAARGRLSFTGRKE; this is translated from the coding sequence ATGCACTTCCGCCCCATGCCCATCCTGACTGTGCTGACGCTCGCCGCGCTCGCCTTCCTGCTTGTGCTGGGCACGTGGCAGAGCCAGCGCATGGCGTGGAAAGAGGCCGAGCTGGAGCGCTGGCAGGAGGCGAGCGCCAACCCGGCGCGTGACCTTCACGAGGCGCTGTGCGTGGACGTTCCCTTTGAGGGGCGCAGCGTCGGCTTCCTGCCCGAGGAACGCACCGGCAATGTACGCGTCTATGGCCGTTCGCTTGACGATAACCGGGCTGGCTGGCGGATATTTGTACCGGTCGATGCGCCTGCCTGTCTGGATGTGCCCTACGTGCTCGCGGAAGCCGCCTTCCAGCCCCTGGTAGAGGCGGCTGCGCCGGTGAGGATGATGTCACGCTGGCGTATCGAGACACCGCTGCAGGCGGGCGCCTTCACGCCCCCGGCTGACCCGGCCGAGCGCACATTCTACGCCTTTGACGGGCCCGGCATGGCGCAGGCGCTGGGGCTTGAGGACGGGGCGATTGCGCCGGACTGGTGGCTGGCCGAGGATACGGGCGAGCCTCCCGCCTATCTCACGGCGACGCCGCCGGAGCGGCATTTCGCCTATGCTGTGACGTGGTTTGGCATGGCGATCGCGCTTCTGGGCGTTTATCTGGTGTTTCATGCTGCGCGCGGGCGGCTGTCATTCACCGGGCGGAAAGAGTGA
- the map gene encoding type I methionyl aminopeptidase, with product MIDDVELVRDGHIRQHGPEAFAGMRKAGQLAAATLDLLVDVVKPGVTTQAIDDIVRRNFIEHGAVPATLFYKGYSKSSCTSINHVVCHGIPNDKPLKEGDILNIDVTCIVDGWHGDTSRMFTVGEVRRKAERLIEVTYEALMRGIAEVKPGNTFGDIGAAIQEYAENQRCSVVRDFCGHGIGQLFHDAPNVLHFGDRGTGAVLKPGMIFTIEPMLNDGKPHVKVLADGWTAVTRDKSLSAQFEHSVGVTETGVEIFTSSPGGYHCPPWK from the coding sequence ATGATTGACGATGTGGAACTGGTCCGCGACGGGCATATCCGCCAGCACGGCCCCGAAGCGTTCGCAGGCATGCGAAAGGCCGGGCAGCTGGCAGCGGCAACGCTCGATCTTCTGGTGGATGTCGTGAAGCCCGGCGTCACCACGCAGGCCATCGACGACATCGTGCGGCGCAACTTCATCGAGCACGGCGCGGTGCCGGCGACCCTGTTCTACAAAGGCTACTCAAAGTCCTCGTGTACCTCGATCAATCATGTGGTCTGTCACGGCATTCCCAATGACAAGCCTCTTAAAGAGGGCGATATTCTCAATATCGACGTGACCTGCATTGTCGATGGCTGGCACGGCGATACCAGCCGCATGTTCACCGTGGGCGAAGTGCGCCGCAAGGCCGAGCGCCTGATCGAGGTGACGTATGAAGCGCTCATGCGCGGTATTGCCGAGGTCAAGCCCGGCAACACGTTTGGTGATATAGGCGCGGCCATCCAGGAATATGCCGAGAACCAGCGCTGCAGCGTGGTGCGCGATTTTTGCGGGCACGGCATTGGCCAGCTTTTCCATGATGCACCCAACGTGCTGCATTTCGGCGACCGGGGTACTGGGGCGGTGCTCAAACCCGGCATGATCTTTACCATCGAGCCAATGCTCAATGATGGCAAACCACACGTGAAAGTGCTGGCGGACGGTTGGACCGCGGTGACCCGCGACAAGTCCCTGTCAGCCCAGTTCGAGCATTCTGTGGGCGTAACCGAAACCGGCGTCGAGATTTTCACCAGCTCACCCGGTGGCTATCACTGCCCGCCCTGGAAGTAG
- a CDS encoding cytochrome c oxidase subunit 3, whose amino-acid sequence MAGGAVKHDYHLVDPSPWPFVGSLAAFILAIGLVIFMAGLSTNEESWAYFLLREGSPWVLVLGSLGIIYTMIGWWGDVIKESLRGDHTPVVDLGLRYGMILFIVSEVMFFAGWFWIFFEAAIFHDVRAGLSWDGAPIGADYSGWETWPPPGVETFDPFHLPLINTLILLLSGTTVTWAHHAMQHGDRKGAKWGLICTVALGALFTVVQAYEYTHAHFEFGGNLYGATFFMATGFHGAHVIIGTIFLAVCLLRLLAGHFTPQKHFGLEAAAWYWHFVDVVWLFLFAFVYVVFQ is encoded by the coding sequence ATGGCTGGCGGCGCTGTCAAACATGACTACCACCTCGTTGATCCGAGCCCGTGGCCGTTCGTCGGCTCGCTGGCCGCGTTCATCCTGGCCATAGGCCTTGTCATCTTCATGGCCGGGCTTTCCACCAATGAGGAAAGCTGGGCCTACTTCCTCCTGCGCGAAGGCTCCCCCTGGGTGCTCGTGCTTGGCAGCCTTGGCATCATCTACACGATGATCGGCTGGTGGGGTGATGTGATCAAGGAATCGCTTCGTGGCGACCACACGCCGGTTGTGGACCTTGGCCTGCGCTACGGCATGATCCTGTTCATCGTCTCTGAGGTGATGTTCTTTGCCGGCTGGTTCTGGATATTCTTCGAGGCTGCCATCTTCCACGATGTGCGCGCAGGCCTGAGCTGGGATGGCGCCCCCATAGGCGCGGACTATTCGGGCTGGGAAACCTGGCCGCCGCCGGGTGTGGAGACATTCGATCCCTTCCACCTGCCGCTGATCAACACGCTGATCCTGCTCCTGTCGGGCACCACGGTCACCTGGGCGCACCACGCGATGCAGCATGGCGACCGCAAAGGCGCCAAATGGGGCCTGATCTGCACCGTGGCGCTGGGCGCGCTGTTCACCGTCGTGCAGGCCTATGAGTACACCCACGCCCATTTCGAATTTGGCGGCAATCTCTATGGTGCCACCTTCTTCATGGCGACGGGTTTCCACGGCGCGCACGTCATCATCGGGACGATCTTCCTGGCGGTGTGCCTGCTCAGGCTGCTGGCCGGGCACTTCACCCCGCAGAAGCATTTCGGCCTCGAGGCGGCTGCCTGGTACTGGCACTTCGTCGACGTGGTCTGGCTGTTCCTGTTCGCCTTCGTCTACGTCGTCTTCCAGTAG
- a CDS encoding M28 family metallopeptidase → MIRHYLAAAASAALLLSACATTGAAPASQREAAAGDIITPAAIEAHIRFLADDLLEGRDTGTRGYDIAARYVESHFRLLGLEPGASDGSYHEPVPLQNMVADASAARLTIDGEALEHGTDFIISAHATRDQSAVTAEAVFAGYGIVAPGLGFDSYDGIDVEGRIVVVLAGAPGGLPSDVSAHLSNNRTKAEFAAARGASGVIVIMADGLTRFPFSRLAAMAANPRPSMTVAAAASPASIEVSAVVGTAGAERLFAVSGRDFSQIVEAAQAGEPLESFALNATAGMAQATTREPVASANVIGVLPGSDPALSAETVVVTAHLDHIGICQPMADNSICNGALDNASGTAAMLESARALVQGPRPARTVVFIALTAEEKGLLGSAHVAANPTPAMGRMVANINLDMPVMLYEFNDVIAFGAEHSSLGPVASEAVARAGVTLSPDPIPDQSLFVRSDHYNFVREGVPSVFLMTGFSSPDPEDDEGQAFLRFLGGNYHAPGDDLSQPLRFDQGAKFALINYEIIRAVANASETPRWNDDSFFAH, encoded by the coding sequence ATGATCCGGCACTATCTCGCCGCGGCCGCCAGCGCCGCACTGCTCCTGTCTGCCTGTGCCACAACCGGCGCGGCCCCTGCCTCGCAGCGCGAAGCGGCGGCGGGGGACATCATCACACCCGCAGCCATCGAGGCCCATATCCGCTTCCTGGCCGATGACCTTCTTGAAGGGCGCGATACGGGGACACGCGGCTATGACATTGCCGCACGTTATGTCGAAAGCCATTTCCGCCTTCTCGGCCTTGAGCCCGGCGCATCGGACGGCAGCTATCACGAGCCGGTACCCTTGCAGAACATGGTGGCGGACGCCAGCGCCGCCCGCCTGACCATTGATGGCGAGGCGCTGGAACACGGCACGGACTTCATCATCAGCGCCCACGCTACCCGCGATCAAAGCGCCGTGACCGCCGAGGCGGTGTTTGCCGGATACGGTATTGTCGCGCCGGGGCTGGGCTTCGACAGCTATGACGGCATTGATGTGGAGGGACGGATCGTTGTCGTGCTGGCCGGCGCGCCGGGCGGCCTGCCCAGCGACGTGTCGGCGCATCTTTCCAACAACCGGACCAAGGCGGAGTTCGCCGCGGCGCGCGGCGCCAGCGGCGTCATCGTCATCATGGCCGACGGACTGACGCGTTTTCCCTTCTCGCGCCTTGCGGCCATGGCGGCCAATCCGCGCCCGTCCATGACCGTCGCGGCAGCCGCCTCCCCGGCCTCGATTGAGGTCAGCGCCGTCGTCGGCACCGCAGGGGCCGAGCGCCTGTTTGCCGTATCAGGCCGCGACTTCAGCCAGATTGTGGAAGCTGCCCAGGCCGGTGAGCCGCTGGAGAGTTTCGCCCTCAACGCCACGGCCGGTATGGCCCAGGCCACCACCCGCGAGCCGGTTGCCAGTGCCAACGTGATCGGCGTGCTGCCCGGCTCCGACCCGGCGCTGTCGGCAGAGACTGTCGTGGTCACGGCCCACCTCGATCATATCGGTATCTGCCAGCCCATGGCAGACAACTCCATCTGCAATGGCGCGCTGGATAATGCGTCCGGCACCGCCGCGATGCTGGAATCGGCGCGCGCGCTGGTTCAGGGACCGCGCCCGGCACGTACCGTGGTGTTCATCGCGCTGACCGCCGAGGAAAAGGGATTGCTCGGCTCGGCCCATGTGGCCGCCAACCCGACCCCGGCCATGGGCCGGATGGTCGCCAATATCAATCTGGACATGCCGGTCATGCTCTATGAATTCAACGACGTGATCGCGTTTGGCGCCGAGCACTCCTCGCTCGGGCCGGTAGCGTCCGAAGCGGTGGCGCGCGCAGGGGTGACGCTGTCGCCGGATCCGATTCCCGACCAGTCCCTGTTCGTGCGTTCCGACCACTATAATTTCGTACGTGAAGGCGTGCCGTCTGTGTTCCTGATGACCGGCTTTTCCTCGCCCGACCCTGAAGACGATGAAGGTCAGGCCTTCCTGCGCTTCCTGGGGGGCAATTACCACGCGCCGGGCGATGACCTGTCGCAGCCCTTGCGCTTTGATCAGGGCGCGAAATTCGCGCTGATCAATTACGAAATCATCCGGGCCGTCGCCAATGCCAGCGAAACCCCGCGCTGGAACGACGACAGCTTCTTCGCGCACTAA